AAACCCTAGACGGCTTATCTACTAATAGTATCACGGAGCAACCTCAACCCATTGTAGCCGAACCTAAAAATGCTTTCAAAATCTTTAAAGAAGACACCAAAATCAATTGGAATGACACAGGAGTGAATATACATAACTTTGTAAGAGGCATGTCACCTTACCCTGCTGCTTTTACCAATATCAAAATTGGAGAAGAAGAAAAATCACTTAAAATTTACAAAGGTTACTTTCAGCCATCTGAACACTCTCACCAAGCTGGAGAGATTGAAATAACTAAAAATAGTTTTAAAATCTATACTAAAGACGGTATTTATTTCCCTGAAGAACTACAATTGCAAGGTAAAAAAAGAATGCCTGTGAAAGATTTTCTCAACGGTTTTAGAGATTTTGATAATATAAAGCTCTCCTTATAATTTTCAATAAACGATATTCAACCCTAAAAATCCTTATTTTTGTAATCTAAAGATATTAGCATTGAAACATACAAATCATTTAATGTTGGTAGATAACCTCTCTCCTAAGCAACCTATAGGCGTGTTTGATTCTGGAGTGGGAGGACTTACCGTAGCCAAAGAAATCAAAAGGCAAATGCCCCACGAAAACATCATCTATTTTGGGGATACCAAACATTTACCTTACGGAGATAAATCTAAAGAAGCCATCGTTAGGTTTTCAGAAAAAATAGCCGAGTTTTTACTAGAGCAAAACTGTAAAGCCATCGTAATCGCTTGTAACTCTGCCACGGCTAATGCACTGAAAGAAGTTAAAGAATTGGTAGGAAATAGAGCGATTGTTTTTGATGTGGTTAATCCTGTTGCGGAGAAAATAGCTTATGAAATCCACACCAATGTAGGCGTTATTGCAACTAAAGCTACCGTAAATGCTGGGATTTATAAGAAAAGCATCAGACGCTTTAACAAATTTATAAAGGTAGATGAGCTAGCCACACCACTTTTAGTTCCAGCGATAGAAGAGGGTTTTAAAAACCACCCTATTACTCATTCTATTTTATATCATTATTTGAGTAATAGTAAGCTAAAGAACATTGAAACACTGATTTTAGGGTGCACACATTATCCGCTATTATTAGAGGAAATTAAGCAATATTATGGCAGTAGAGTAAGAGTGATTGATTCGCCTAGTATTGTAGCAAATTACATTAAAATTTCTTTAGAAAAACACCACTTACTTAATTCTGAACAGAGAACAACGGAGATGAAGTTTTATCTTTCGGATTTAACCAAAAATTTTGAAAAAATATCTAAAAAGTTTTTTGGGAAGAGTATAGATTTAGAACTTAAAATACTTTAAAAAAATAGCGACCTCAATCTGAAAGGTCGCTATTTTGTTTTATTTTTGTAGAAGCATTGCGGCTTCTTTTGCTGCATAGGTGAAAATCATATCAGCCCCAGCTCTCTTAAAGCAAGTAAGACTTTCTATTAAGACTTTATCATTGTCTAGCCAACCATTCTGCGAAGCAGCTTTTAGCATGGCATATTCTCCACTTACTTGATACACCGCAATAGGAATATCTATTAGCTCTCTAACTTTAGAAACAATGTCTAAATAAGGCATACCTGGCTTTATCATAATAATATCAGCTCCTTCCTCTACATCTCTAATCACTTCATTTATAGCTTCTCTAGTATTATGAAAATCCATTTGATAAGTTTTTTTATCCTTCGGAATGTTTGCGGTTTCCTTCGGAGCACTATCCAACGCACTTCTGAAAGGTCCATAGAAAGAACTTGCATATTTCGCCGCATAAGACAAAATACCTACATTATGAAACCCATTTTCCTCTAATCCTTCTCTTATAGCCATTACTCTGCCGTCCATCATATCACTTGGTGCTACAATATCCGCTCCAGCTTCAGCTTGAGAAATAGACATCTTAACCAAAGCTTCCACTGTAGCATCATTATCCACTTCACCATTAGTTACAATACCATCGTGTCCGTAGATAGAATAAGGGTCTAAAGCTACATCAGGCATCACTACCATTCCTGGAACCGCTTCCTTAATAGCTCGTATAGTGTTTTGCATCAATCCATTAGGATTCCACGCTTCCGTTCCTGCATTATCTTTGAGATGGTCTGAAACCTTCATATAGATATTAACTGCTTTCACACCCAAAGCGAATAGCTCTTTACATTCTTCCACCGTTAAATCTATACTTCTACGATAGATGCCTGGCATAGACGAAATAGCTTCTTGCCTTTTTTCTCCTTCCATCACAAACATAGGCATTACAAAATCAGATGCTGAAAGATGGCTTTCTCTTACAAGGCTTCTAAGACTGTCATTTCGTCTTAATCTTCTATTTCTTGAATATATAATCATTTTTGGAATTGTATTTGTTGTGCAAATTTAACAAGACTTTAGCAGAATTAAATCTTGTAAGCGGATTTTATTTTAGATATATTTGTAAATATTTTTAAATCAATACTATGAAACAACTTTTATTTTCTATATTTTTCTTAATTACATTTTTGGGACTATCTTCCTCAACGCTGAAGGCTCAGAATGTAAGAGATTATATTGGTAATCAACAAAAATCTGATGATGCTCTTGTGGTTGCTTACCCTAACCCAGCTAAGGATTTCATTGTATTAAAAACTAAAAATCCATTAACTAGGGTTAAAAGTGTTACTTTTTACTCTATAGTTGGAGCCCAAGTAATGGAGGTTTTTCCTAATTCAAATTATGTTGAAATTAGATTAGACAAGCTTATATACGGTAAGTATCTTATAAAATATACTTTAAGTGATAATACTCAACAGGTTACACAAATTATAAAACAGTAAATTTTGTGTTGGCTAATTCAAAAAAAAATATTACTTTTGCCAACTAATTATTAACAGGGACGAGATCCCATAAAATCAATATTTTATGTCAGTAAAAATTAGATTACAAAGACACGGTAAAAAAGGAAAACCGTTTTACCACATCGTGGTTGCAGATTCTAGAGCAAAGAGAGATGGTAGATTCATCCAAAAACTAGGAACTTACAACCCAATTACTAACCCAGCTACTATTGATTTAGATGTAAATGCAGCGGTAGATTGGTTAAACAAAGGGGCTCAGCCTACGGATACCGCTAGAGCTATCCTATCTTACAAAGGGGCTCTTTACAAGAAACACTTACTTGGAGGAGTTGCTAAAGGTGCTTTTGATGAAGCTGAAGCAGAGAAGAGATTCAACGCTTGGCTAGAAGAAAAAGAAGCAAAAGTACAAGGTAAAAAAGAAAACTTAGCTAAATCCAAAGAAGAAGCTAAGAAAGCGGCACTAGAGGCTGAACAAAAAGTAAGCGAAGCTAGACTAAATGCTAGAAAAGAAGCTGAAGCTGCTGAAGAACCAGTAGGAGAAGTTGCTGAAGAAAGTGCGGAAGCTCCTGCAGCTGAGGAAAACGAAGCTGAAGCTTAAGAACTAAAATTAAATCATGCGAAAGGAGGATTGCTATTTTCTTGGAAAAATCACTCGTAAGCATGGTCTTTCGGGAAATGTTATCTTAAAATTAGATACAGACCAACCCGAGTTTTACAACAAATTGGAATCAATATTCGTTGAAATCAATGGATTATTGGTTCCTTTTTTTATAGAAAAACAGCAGTGGCAAAAATCAGATTCTAAAATTATTACTTTTAAAAATGTGTCTGATGCTATGATAGGACAAGCATTGGGCAAAAGTGTTTTTTTACCACTTTCTACTTTACCTCCGTTAGAGGGTAACCGATTTTATTATCACGAAGTAATAGGTTTTGATGTTTTTGATGAGGCTGAAAACTTTTGTGGTTCAATCAAAGAGATTAACGACCAAGCCGCACAACATTATTTTATCCTCAATAACAAAGGTAAAGAGGTTATCATTCCTATTATCAAAGATTGGATTCTGAAAGTTAATAGAGATGAAAAGATAATTTCTATGCAATTACCAGAAGGACTTCTAGAGGTATTTGAGGTGTAAGTCTTCTATTTATACGATATTATTGCGTTTTTCCTTAATATTTCCTAGTGGCTTAAGTTAAAATCACTACTTTTGTAGCGGATTTGTGTTTATAATCTTCTATGGAAGTTTTTATAATTTACACATTCAAAAGAATAGGTTTTTAATGATGACTAATACTGAAAAAGAATTACTAAAGTTAGGGAAACTACTCCCTGTAATGGAGCATTTCTATACGATACAAGGTGAAGGTGCATATACTGGCAAAGCGGCATATTTTATTCGTTTAGGAGGTTGCGATGTTGGTTGTCATTGGTGCGATGTTAAAGAAAGTTGGGATCCTAACTTGCATCCTTTAATGGACGCAGAAGAAGTAGCCCAAATAGCAGCAAACCATTCTAAAACCATTGTTTTGACAGGTGGAGAGCCACTTATGTGGAATTTAGAAATACTTACAAAAAAATTAAAAGACTTAGGTTGCACTATACACAT
This Riemerella anatipestifer DNA region includes the following protein-coding sequences:
- the murI gene encoding glutamate racemase encodes the protein MLVDNLSPKQPIGVFDSGVGGLTVAKEIKRQMPHENIIYFGDTKHLPYGDKSKEAIVRFSEKIAEFLLEQNCKAIVIACNSATANALKEVKELVGNRAIVFDVVNPVAEKIAYEIHTNVGVIATKATVNAGIYKKSIRRFNKFIKVDELATPLLVPAIEEGFKNHPITHSILYHYLSNSKLKNIETLILGCTHYPLLLEEIKQYYGSRVRVIDSPSIVANYIKISLEKHHLLNSEQRTTEMKFYLSDLTKNFEKISKKFFGKSIDLELKIL
- a CDS encoding T9SS type A sorting domain-containing protein; amino-acid sequence: MKQLLFSIFFLITFLGLSSSTLKAQNVRDYIGNQQKSDDALVVAYPNPAKDFIVLKTKNPLTRVKSVTFYSIVGAQVMEVFPNSNYVEIRLDKLIYGKYLIKYTLSDNTQQVTQIIKQ
- the hemB gene encoding porphobilinogen synthase, which produces MIIYSRNRRLRRNDSLRSLVRESHLSASDFVMPMFVMEGEKRQEAISSMPGIYRRSIDLTVEECKELFALGVKAVNIYMKVSDHLKDNAGTEAWNPNGLMQNTIRAIKEAVPGMVVMPDVALDPYSIYGHDGIVTNGEVDNDATVEALVKMSISQAEAGADIVAPSDMMDGRVMAIREGLEENGFHNVGILSYAAKYASSFYGPFRSALDSAPKETANIPKDKKTYQMDFHNTREAINEVIRDVEEGADIIMIKPGMPYLDIVSKVRELIDIPIAVYQVSGEYAMLKAASQNGWLDNDKVLIESLTCFKRAGADMIFTYAAKEAAMLLQK
- a CDS encoding 30S ribosomal protein S16 — protein: MSVKIRLQRHGKKGKPFYHIVVADSRAKRDGRFIQKLGTYNPITNPATIDLDVNAAVDWLNKGAQPTDTARAILSYKGALYKKHLLGGVAKGAFDEAEAEKRFNAWLEEKEAKVQGKKENLAKSKEEAKKAALEAEQKVSEARLNARKEAEAAEEPVGEVAEESAEAPAAEENEAEA
- a CDS encoding 7-carboxy-7-deazaguanine synthase QueE, translated to MMTNTEKELLKLGKLLPVMEHFYTIQGEGAYTGKAAYFIRLGGCDVGCHWCDVKESWDPNLHPLMDAEEVAQIAANHSKTIVLTGGEPLMWNLEILTKKLKDLGCTIHIETSGAYEISGHIDWVCLSPKKTGLPKESIYAKANELKVIIFNNHDFKFAEEQASKVSQNCKFYLQSEWSKRDEMYPKITDYILENPKWQASVQTHKYLNIP
- the rimM gene encoding ribosome maturation factor RimM (Essential for efficient processing of 16S rRNA) gives rise to the protein MRKEDCYFLGKITRKHGLSGNVILKLDTDQPEFYNKLESIFVEINGLLVPFFIEKQQWQKSDSKIITFKNVSDAMIGQALGKSVFLPLSTLPPLEGNRFYYHEVIGFDVFDEAENFCGSIKEINDQAAQHYFILNNKGKEVIIPIIKDWILKVNRDEKIISMQLPEGLLEVFEV